The Edaphobacter acidisoli genome contains the following window.
TGGGATTTGGCAGTGTCGGGGTCCTTCGACTCCGCTCCCTGCGGTCGCTTCGCTCAGGATGACGGCTGTTTCTTCACGATGACAATCTTCGCTCAGGATGACGGCTGTTGAGGTGTGAGGGCTGAGCGTGATGACGGCTGTTGATACGAGAAACCCCACGTCTCATCAGAAGCGAGACGTGGGGCACCCGGATTGATGGCGAATTATCCAAGGTCTCAGAATCGAGACCTGGGGCATCCGCGGTTATTTTTCTTTCTTTGGGGCGCCGGCTACTACCAGCTCGTTGTTGACGCTGAAGGCGCCGGGGGCGGAGTTGGCCTGCATGCCTGCGACGGCTGCGTCCGAGGAGCTGTTGACTACGCCGTAGAGCGTGACGTTGCCGTTGTTCACGATGATGTGGATGGCGTGATAGCCGATCGGCGGGGTGTTGGTAATGCCGCCGGCGGCCAGCGCTACGCCTGCACCGGGCCCGATGGCGCGGCCAAGGCTGCCCTGGTTGGCGTTATACATCCGCAAGGTCGGCGAGGTGTAGATGCGGTTGTAGACGGCGGCGCGGACGCGGTCGTCGTTGGGCGAGTAGGGCAGGACCTGAATCTGGTTGTCGACGCCCTCGACGCCGGCGATGCTCTTGACGGCCCGTTCGGCGTCGGACTTCAAGACGGGACGCGAGGCGTAACCGTGAAGGACGATGGTTTTGCCGTGGATGCCGAAGGTGATCCAGTCGAAGACAGCGTAGGAGGTGAGGCGGTTGATATTCTTCTGGACATCCTTCACGATACGG
Protein-coding sequences here:
- a CDS encoding BON domain-containing protein, with the translated sequence MPRFKSVILAASLLAFTASTPLALAQASSTWSQDDTVRIVKDVQKNINRLTSYAVFDWITFGIHGKTIVLHGYASRPVLKSDAERAVKSIAGVEGVDNQIQVLPYSPNDDRVRAAVYNRIYTSPTLRMYNANQGSLGRAIGPGAGVALAAGGITNTPPIGYHAIHIIVNNGNVTLYGVVNSSSDAAVAGMQANSAPGAFSVNNELVVAGAPKKEK